gtcatgccttgcaaggtgaggggcttgttcgatggctggtggtcgggaggtcgttcccgaagcgcggtagtgtggaagatgattcctttgtgtcttatgtggtgtatttggaatgaaatgaatgctagatgctttgaggactCCACTAGGGCtgtagaggaattgactcattttttcttctttactttgtattcctaGATGGCCGTTTGGCTAGTTCCTATAGGGATTAGCttctctgatttcctttttcatttttctccctcttaggcgctctcttttatacttcccgtgtatgtgggttgcgcccctctgcgctcttttatatcatatttacttatcaaaaaaaaatgaaatcaatacTCTTCTTAAAATACGCTTATATGGGCCAAGAAAGATGGGTTAAAGTTTGAAACTGGTGGGCTCGAATTTACCAATAATATGGGAACCTAAAAGGGTAcatgcttttatttttgaaactttCATATATTATGGGATAGTTCAAAAAAGGAAGTACATCATCTATAGTGGAAGGGGGGACTATGTTTTGAAATAAAACCTGATAACTTACATAATGAGgcctaatgttttttttttagtttcttttgttcttttgttcttcttctttcttctttattttttatattgacaTTTCTTATGAACGTCAGGTTGCTCAAGACAACATATCACAAGAAGCACGGTGCTGATCGTATATGCTTTACGCACCACCCTAGCTCTGTTATATGCTCTTCAAGATACAATTTGGAGTCCACTGGAGGTGAGTTTCTTAGTGTAAAGTAGATGGTTTTGAAGTCTAGTTCCAGTGTTTGTATGTGAGAAAtgatgaccctttttttttggtttaacttGCCAGAATCCCTGCGGTATCTGTCAATGTATGATAATCGGTGCCTCCGATACTTCAAAGGGCATAAAGACAGGTTTGGATCCCATGAATTATTAGTACTGTATTAAGAAGGAGGAAAGTGGTTTCAATAAGATCATATCCGTTCACAAAAAGAATATGATAATATTATCTTACATGGTATGTATGAAGCAGTAGATTCTTAACCTTTTGGTGAAAAGCATGTTGGAAATGATAAATGTAGAAAGAACCAATACGAAGTCTATGCATTCAAGGCCATTTCATTTTTTCGAAGTCTGTTTGATACATTTCAGTACACCTCCCCCCTTTCCTTCTGTGGCAACATCTTTTGCTTGCTATTCACATAATTAATATGCATGGTACAAGACAGTAAAGTTATCAATACTGaggattttgttttctctgtaTATCTTTTATGTGGCCATGATACTGATTATGCTCTAAAATCTGTTTCTGTAGAGTTGTTTCCCTCTGTATGTCTCCGATTAATGATAGCTTCATGTCCGGTTCTCTCGATCATAGTGTCAGAATATGGGATCTTCGTGTAAATGCCTGCCAGGTTGGTTTCTGGTTTTTTTGATTCATATGAAAATTGTTGGGTGAGTACAGAAACGTATTAAAGAGAAGCTAAGGTATACCTGCCTAATTAAATGAGGACCTCCTAACCgctctccccccccccccccaaaaaaaaaaaaaaatcccaaaagatATTTCAATCTGTTGAGAATCACACCTCGTGAAGTAGAAGTCTCTGGTTCGAATCTCTCTTACCTCTTCTCATTGGAgccaattacttattaaaaacaaaaatatatatatgatcaatggAGAATTGTGATCTGCATTTTCTCATTAAAAGAAGACATGATTATGATTTATGCTTACCGTTATAGTTTTCAGGGAATTCTACGCTTACGTGGTAGACCTACAGTTGCATATGACCAACAAGGCCTTGTCTTTGCTGTGGCAATGGAAGGCGGTGCTATTAAATTGTTCGATTCACGTTCCTATGACAAGGTTCTTACACATAACAACATTTATGTATGTCAAAACCCTTCATTTTCCTATATGTATGCCAAAATCCTTCATTCATTTTCCAAATGTAGGGTCCCTTTGACACCTTTTTAGTTGGTGGAGATATGGCTGAGGTGTGCGATATCAAATTTAGCAATGATGGAAAATCAATGCTATTGACGACCACAAATAACAACATTTATGTTCTTGATGCATATGGAGGAGAGAAGGTTGGCTACTCGATTTGTAGTTTTGATTTTGTCTTCTCATAAATATAACTCTTGGAGCTTTGTATGTGTGTACATATAAAGCCTGTCTACTGTTGCATAGGCTGATCGAAAGTAGACCTACAGATTTTGTTGGCTTCTTGGTTGTGTTTAATTGATATACACGTGATGTTTGTAGTAACCTGTCATCCTTTCACTTGTGCAGCGCTGTGGGTTCAGTTTGGAACCATCTCCAACAGCAAATATAGAGGCAACTTTTACCCCAGACGGCCAGTACGTCGTCTCAGGTATTTAATTATGCTATTTACAATGAAGTAACATGTAGAATCTAGTCCGTGTTCAGATTTTTCTTCCACTCCTTTTACTTCTGATTTAACTAACTCCTTCTACTTCGAATTTAACTAACGATTTTACCTATTAGGAGaaacaaataaagaataaaacttgCTATTCCTTTTATAGATTTCGAACTATAGATTCATGTATCTTTTTAGAAGACATGAATGACTTTTCTATAcctatttttaatatttaccaGTTAAGTTTTGACAAACTAACAGTTATAGCGAATTACTTTTAGTTCTTATCCTGATTTCTGgttcatcttttgttttttttttttttaacttctgaCAAACGACCATACATCAGAACTAAGCTtagtttttctctttgtttaGGTTCAGGAGATGGAACCTTACATGCTTGGAGCATCAACATGCGGAATGAGGTATCAATCTGTTCTTTTTCTTATCCCTGACGGAGTATAGTAGAAGAAATCTATACCGTTAACAGTTATCTATTAGGAATTTAATCTCCAGAGGCTCCCTCTTCAGTATTTAAGCTATCAACGACTATAGGATTGATGGTCCTCCAAAACTAATTGATTTAGTTGGGTTGGAAAATTATTAAGCCTCTTTGATGGTGACTTGTATCATGTTGTGTTTAGTGAGCTCACTAAACTGGAGAGTTGCTAAAGGAAGACTTGTGCCTATCATAGGAATGGGACCTTTATTCTTGGAGTGAAGCGGTAATTAGTATTGAATATGACAGTTTTTACTTGAAAGAGTTTTCTTGAGGAATCAAAACACGCAGTTATACTGCTTAAATGATAAATATCTGCCTCTAGATAGGGTGATGGAGCCACATGGATTGGCTTGTGATCATTAGAAATCTTTATAGTGGAAACCATCTGACAGAACAAAACCCTTTCTAATGAAGTATAGTTACGTATGTACGTAGCATAAATCCTAAGTCACTATGTCACTTGGTCGTATATAAATTTAAGAGTGCTTATTACAGCTTTTACTCCCAAGTTTTTTACAAGTTCTTTATAAATTGACACGTGACAAACGACCACACGATACTTTACAGGTGGCGTGCTGGAACAGCCACATTGGTGTTGCATCGTGCTTAAAGTGGGCTCCTCGTAGGGCCATGTTCGTTGCTGCATCAACTGTTCTCACGTTTTGGATACCGGACAATTCAAAGTCTAATGCTGAGCCTGGTTCTATGGACCCTGAGGCTGCAAGTCAATCCGAACATATTTCTCAATGAGCCCAGATTTTTCATGGCCCTCTTAAATCAACTAGTGTCTGTAAGCCTGTAACTATAATGGActtgatttaatttatatatacatcCTGTAAAAGTTTTGGTTTGTGCTTGAATCAGCTCTCATTTATTTGATATATTTGAGAAAAGTTTTGGTTTGTGCATGAATCTCTCGAaagagcagagagagagagagagagagagagatgcagtAACTTGATAACACAAACTAAATTCCAATGTACCTCCAAACACTCTTAACATATTACATGAACAAACAGATGGACCTACAAAACCAACATCAACACTCACAAAAAGAAACCTTTCAAAGGTACATCACTTCAGTTCCATCTTCCCTTCCTCCAATCCTCCTCGTGGGAGTGGTCTCCAAACTTGAAACCTCTTGTGCCCTTCATGTTCTCCTTCCCTCTTGGGCCCTACTCTGGATCTCTTGGCCAACCTCCCTGGTCTTCTGCCCCACAAAAGCTGCCATGTCCTGCATGCGCCTTTTTGCCTGGTCCATCTCCCGCGGCAGGGACTGGCTGGCACACCGGAGGTAATTGAGGACCCAAGAGAGCGACGACAGCCCCGTCAAGCCTAAAGCTCCAGAGCTCAAAAAGCTGGCGACAGCGAGGCCGACAACGATAGCAGCCGGGACAAGAACCGGGCTGAAGATGATAAAAAGTGGGCTGGTGACAAGCAGCCCAATGACACTGCCAGCGAGCGTCAAACCAGCAAGTGCAAGTAGCGTGCCACCTACAGGGAGGGCTGCAAGGACTGCCATCACTTTGACCGCTGATGGACCACCCCCCCTTTGGTTCTTGATACCGCCCTCATAGTGGCCATGGCCGCGTTGTGGGTGGACTTGGAGCTGTTGGGGACGGTCAGCCATTGGTATGATGGGTGAGCTACTTGAGAGATTGAGggaaaaacaagagagagagagagagagagatgagagagattTGAGCTGCTGGTGTTATATAGAGAGATGGGGTGTGCAAACGTTGACACGTACACGTGAGATGGTGAGTAAGGGGTTTGCATGAGGAACAAGTTTCAGGTTTGGCTTTTGGGAACTcagccaaaaaaattgaaaaaaaaaagggggggttACCGTGAGGTGGCCTTTTTGTCATCAACATGTTGCCACATCTTCTGTGTGTGATTGTTTGTGTTGTGCCTAATGGAGTGCATGCAAATCTTTGGTCCCTCACTGGAGCAGCCCTAGGTGGGCTTGTGGGCTCTTGCCTGTTGCTCATGGATGGTTTTGTGGTCTGGTTTATTGGGCTGGCAAAGGACATGCACCAAGGCCTATAGGATTTAGACAAGTTTCGACCAAAGCCCTAGATATTCTTTTTTTGGGCCGTACGAAACttcattgagaaataattttgCCATAAACCTATACAatgtgtattaaaaaaaaaaaatcaatataagtacaaagaatttattttaatgttttgatCGACTATAACTAATCATCTTTTTGCtacttttattaataaaaaaaaaaaaaaaaatgttactctTCACATCCATTTATTACACCGGTCGACATGTcatgtttttaagtttttttttttaattttagaaatgctatataccacACTTGGTTGGCGTAACAATTCTCATCAACCTTTGAATCAGCTCttgttaagaaagaaagaaaaaaaaaatctaattagtCCAATGAGATGAAAGTGGGTGAGATGAGGATGGGATTGAAGTGTGGTTTTTAggatgacttttttttttttaatttatagttttcaatttacaaattaaattgaaatctgATGAAAACTTAAAGACTAAATTtgatttctaaaattaaaaaaa
This window of the Corylus avellana chromosome ca5, CavTom2PMs-1.0 genome carries:
- the LOC132180725 gene encoding oleosin 5-like — encoded protein: MADRPQQLQVHPQRGHGHYEGGIKNQRGGGPSAVKVMAVLAALPVGGTLLALAGLTLAGSVIGLLVTSPLFIIFSPVLVPAAIVVGLAVASFLSSGALGLTGLSSLSWVLNYLRCASQSLPREMDQAKRRMQDMAAFVGQKTREVGQEIQSRAQEGRRT
- the LOC132180723 gene encoding protein ANTHESIS POMOTING FACTOR 1, which codes for MSLTELDDDMVRSMSIGAVFSDFVGKINSLDFHRKEDLLVTASEDDSVRFYDIANAKLLKTTYHKKHGADRICFTHHPSSVICSSRYNLESTGESLRYLSMYDNRCLRYFKGHKDRVVSLCMSPINDSFMSGSLDHSVRIWDLRVNACQGILRLRGRPTVAYDQQGLVFAVAMEGGAIKLFDSRSYDKGPFDTFLVGGDMAEVCDIKFSNDGKSMLLTTTNNNIYVLDAYGGEKRCGFSLEPSPTANIEATFTPDGQYVVSGSGDGTLHAWSINMRNEVACWNSHIGVASCLKWAPRRAMFVAASTVLTFWIPDNSKSNAEPGSMDPEAASQSEHISQ